The Labilibaculum sp. sequence AGGAAAGTAGATTGGGGATTCTATTCGGATTGCTGCAAATAATCACCTCATCGAATTTGCGCTTCAAAAACAATTGAAGAGATTCCAGAACACTCTTGTTATCATCAACAATTAATACGTTACCTGCTTTTTTCATTTTTCAAAAAGATTTACTCTTTCGTTATTCCAAATTTAAAAGTAAATCAAATTGATCAACTAAAAAACCAATTGTTCCATTCTGATACATCTCTTGGATGATTTTGTGACACTTTGAAACCTTAATAACGACTACAAATAACCACAAGAGTCTCACTATTATATGATTATGAATATTGGTATGAAAATAGCTTCCAGCATCAATAATTATTAAAAACACAAAGCCATGATAAAAACTGAAAATCTATGTAAAACATTCAGAACTGAAGAGGTAGAAACTTCGGCTCTTTCGAAGGTGAATTTAGAAATTAAAAAAGGTGAATTTGTTGCTATAATGGGTCCTTCAGGATGTGGAAAATCAACATTATTAAATATTATTGGATTATTGGACAACCCAAGCCAAGGCAATTTTAGATTCATTGAGAATGAAGTATCTCACTACTCAGAAAAACAAAGAACGAAACTGAGGAAAGAAAATATTGGATTCGTTTTTCAAAGTTTTAATTTAATCGATGAATTAAGCGTTTATGAAAATGTAGAACTTCCATTGATTTACCAAAAAGTGCCTGCTGTTGAGAGAAAATTAAAAGTAAATGAAGTTTTGAAACGAGTTCAGATCGAAAATAGAAGTAAGCATTTTCCTCAACAATTATCTGGCGGACAACAGCAAAGAGTTGCCATCGCCAGAGCTGTTGTTGCCAATCCTCATTTAATTTTAGCTGAT is a genomic window containing:
- a CDS encoding ABC transporter ATP-binding protein, which codes for MIKTENLCKTFRTEEVETSALSKVNLEIKKGEFVAIMGPSGCGKSTLLNIIGLLDNPSQGNFRFIENEVSHYSEKQRTKLRKENIGFVFQSFNLIDELSVYENVELPLIYQKVPAVERKLKVNEVLKRVQIENRSKHFPQQLSGGQQQRVAIARAVVANPHLILADEPTGNLDSANGNEVMNLLSQLNDEGTTIVMVTHSSSDAERASRIIQLFDGQIVSENNKSKIAAPANAVSFL